The following proteins are encoded in a genomic region of Leptospira ryugenii:
- a CDS encoding tetratricopeptide repeat protein, whose amino-acid sequence MNSRSRRICIWLVLLTSLFPWNLGISSEPIIPAKVLFTYDHLLDVAEQKIEIELPNQAFSFLAKAKEIKPELDSRFHNITGNAHWKLGNYYEAISAYEQSIALDGKQNALLLKIADFYDKERKPALALKFTELYLKNAPTDKARLFRAAILSRRSGKEDVYLSYIRLLESDKSFASEEEALQTSLARNLKLKKWKEAEELSLRYLPFFPRVEGMYETLIIARRGKKSPLLEEAYMFACVAFKEETRYFVRYGVYLQEQERYLEALSMFRRAFYQALKYNVQSDWGEFLFLLRQTYTKLGWVEDALAMDVLVSDIKNKMNLRDQDVQNHLNTYRKNREYLLFGVYWFKDKDAILADEYRKLLRERDEETSEKEFLFVIGPFAVDRMEF is encoded by the coding sequence ATGAACTCACGGTCTAGGAGAATATGCATTTGGCTCGTTCTATTAACAAGCCTATTTCCATGGAATCTAGGAATTTCTTCTGAACCGATCATTCCAGCCAAGGTCCTTTTCACTTACGACCACCTATTGGATGTTGCAGAACAAAAAATTGAAATTGAATTACCCAATCAGGCCTTTTCTTTTTTAGCAAAGGCGAAAGAAATCAAACCTGAACTAGATTCACGTTTTCACAATATCACAGGAAATGCCCACTGGAAGTTGGGTAATTATTATGAGGCCATTTCTGCCTACGAACAATCGATTGCATTGGATGGAAAACAAAACGCACTTCTACTGAAAATTGCTGATTTTTATGATAAAGAAAGAAAGCCAGCTTTAGCTTTGAAGTTTACAGAACTCTACTTAAAGAATGCACCCACCGATAAAGCCAGATTGTTTAGAGCTGCGATTCTTAGTCGTCGCTCAGGCAAAGAGGATGTCTATCTATCTTACATTAGGTTATTGGAGAGTGACAAATCATTTGCCTCCGAAGAAGAGGCCTTACAGACTTCTTTGGCAAGAAATCTTAAGCTTAAAAAATGGAAGGAAGCTGAAGAATTAAGTCTACGATATCTTCCATTTTTCCCAAGAGTAGAAGGTATGTATGAAACTCTCATTATCGCTCGGAGAGGGAAAAAATCTCCTCTATTAGAAGAAGCTTATATGTTTGCTTGTGTTGCATTTAAGGAAGAAACACGATACTTTGTTCGTTATGGAGTCTACCTTCAAGAACAGGAAAGATACCTAGAAGCACTTTCTATGTTTCGAAGAGCTTTTTACCAGGCATTGAAATACAATGTCCAATCTGACTGGGGGGAATTTCTTTTCCTTCTGAGACAGACTTACACAAAACTTGGTTGGGTCGAAGATGCACTGGCCATGGATGTTTTGGTTTCTGATATAAAAAATAAAATGAATCTTCGCGATCAGGATGTACAAAACCATCTCAATACATACCGAAAAAATCGCGAATATCTTTTGTTTGGTGTATACTGGTTTAAAGATAAGGATGCTATTTTAGCAGATGAATATCGAAAATTATTGAGAGAAAGGGACGAAGAGACCTCTGAGAAAGAATTTCTCTTTGTCATAGGCCCCTTCGCCGTCGATCGTATGGAGTTTTAA
- a CDS encoding sodium-translocating pyrophosphatase, which translates to MNAELIIIVMAILSIVTAIFYASRVVRIKVGAEGGNVEQNNRLNQIASAIAEGAMAFLLREYRVILLFIGFMTILIFLLLDNPKTDFNEGLYTAVAFISGALISCLSGFIGMKIATAGNVRTAQAAKTSLSAAFRVAYDSGAVMGFGLIGLAVLGLIGLFMAFVGLNTGVEKHILMESLAGFGLGGSSVALFGRVGGGIYTKAADVGADLVGKVEKGIPEDDPRNPATIADNVGDNVGDIAGMGADLFGSAAEATCAALVIGATASALADNSAALLYPLLISAVGIPASLITSFFARVKENGNVESALKLQLWISTVLVAIALYFVTDIFMVDSFQIAEQTITKWNVYISVALGLFAGMFIGWITEIFTSHSYKPVREVADACETGAATNIIYGLALGYKSSVIPVVLLVIVIVVSNIIAGMYGIAVAAIGMISTIAIGLTIDAYGPVSDNAGGIAEMAELGKEVRDRTDNLDAAGNTTAAVGKGFAIGSAALTSLALFAAFITRTQATSKSLGEGAIDLTSIELLDPWVFGGLLFGAMLPFIFSAMTMKSVGKAALDMVKEVRRQFKEIPGLMEGKAKPEYAKCVDISTSAALREMIPPGMLVLLSPIVVGYLFGVKSLAGLLAGALVSGVVLAISMANSGGAWDNAKKYIEKTAGGKGSDKHKAAVVGDTVGDPFKDTSGPSINILIKLMAITSLVFAEFFVLKGGVLLSLFK; encoded by the coding sequence ATGAATGCAGAGCTGATTATCATTGTCATGGCAATTCTATCCATTGTCACGGCGATTTTCTACGCTAGCAGGGTTGTTCGCATCAAAGTTGGCGCAGAGGGCGGCAATGTGGAACAAAACAATCGATTGAATCAAATCGCGTCTGCCATCGCCGAAGGCGCCATGGCATTTTTACTTAGAGAATACCGGGTAATACTCCTATTCATAGGATTTATGACCATACTCATTTTCCTTCTTCTAGACAATCCCAAAACAGATTTTAACGAAGGCTTGTATACGGCAGTAGCCTTTATATCAGGTGCCTTGATCTCTTGTCTTTCTGGCTTTATTGGTATGAAGATCGCAACGGCAGGAAATGTTCGAACCGCACAGGCGGCAAAAACATCTCTATCGGCAGCATTCCGCGTTGCCTACGATTCTGGGGCTGTTATGGGATTTGGACTGATTGGACTCGCAGTTTTGGGTTTGATCGGACTTTTCATGGCATTCGTAGGATTGAACACTGGAGTCGAAAAACATATTCTGATGGAATCTCTTGCAGGTTTTGGTCTGGGAGGTTCGTCTGTAGCTCTCTTTGGTCGAGTTGGTGGTGGGATTTATACCAAGGCAGCCGACGTTGGTGCTGACCTTGTGGGAAAGGTCGAAAAGGGCATACCTGAAGATGATCCTAGAAATCCTGCAACCATTGCGGATAACGTAGGTGACAACGTTGGAGACATCGCAGGTATGGGGGCCGATTTATTCGGTTCTGCGGCGGAAGCGACATGCGCGGCTCTTGTCATTGGAGCCACTGCATCGGCATTAGCTGACAACTCAGCCGCACTCCTCTACCCACTTTTAATCTCTGCAGTAGGCATCCCAGCTTCTTTGATAACCTCCTTTTTCGCTCGCGTCAAAGAAAATGGCAATGTTGAATCCGCCTTAAAATTACAACTCTGGATTTCTACTGTGTTAGTTGCAATTGCACTCTATTTTGTGACAGATATTTTTATGGTCGATAGTTTCCAGATTGCTGAACAAACGATCACAAAATGGAATGTATATATTTCTGTCGCCTTAGGTCTGTTTGCCGGTATGTTTATTGGCTGGATCACAGAAATTTTCACATCTCATTCATACAAACCAGTACGAGAAGTCGCAGATGCTTGTGAAACTGGCGCTGCAACAAATATCATCTATGGTTTGGCATTAGGTTACAAATCGTCGGTTATTCCCGTTGTGCTTTTGGTAATTGTAATCGTCGTTTCCAATATCATCGCTGGTATGTATGGAATTGCTGTAGCTGCCATTGGGATGATTTCTACAATTGCTATCGGACTTACGATAGATGCTTATGGACCCGTATCGGATAACGCAGGTGGTATAGCTGAAATGGCAGAATTAGGAAAGGAAGTGCGGGATCGTACAGACAATCTGGATGCTGCAGGAAATACAACAGCTGCCGTCGGAAAGGGATTTGCAATTGGTTCTGCTGCACTCACCTCACTTGCACTTTTTGCCGCGTTTATTACGAGAACACAGGCTACTTCAAAGTCCCTTGGCGAAGGAGCAATAGATCTTACGTCTATCGAGCTTTTGGATCCATGGGTGTTTGGTGGTCTACTCTTTGGAGCAATGCTTCCTTTTATTTTCTCTGCTATGACCATGAAATCAGTTGGTAAAGCAGCTCTCGATATGGTCAAAGAGGTACGAAGACAATTCAAAGAAATACCAGGGCTAATGGAAGGAAAAGCAAAACCGGAGTATGCAAAATGTGTTGATATTTCTACTTCTGCTGCTCTTCGAGAAATGATTCCTCCAGGTATGCTTGTGCTCTTAAGCCCAATCGTAGTTGGGTATCTTTTCGGTGTTAAATCCTTAGCTGGTCTGTTAGCTGGTGCTTTGGTTTCAGGTGTAGTACTTGCGATCTCCATGGCTAATTCTGGTGGAGCATGGGATAATGCAAAAAAATATATCGAGAAAACAGCTGGTGGAAAAGGTTCTGACAAACATAAAGCAGCTGTAGTAGGTGATACTGTAGGTGATCCTTTCAAAGATACCTCCGGACCATCTATCAACATCTTGATCAAATTAATGGCGATCACTTCTCTCGTGTTCGCAGAATTCTTTGTTTTAAAAGGTGGGGTTCTCCTTTCACTTTTTAAATAA
- a CDS encoding Ig-like domain-containing protein, with the protein MIKRAIHFLLLISTCTCTPKPEPLLLGIIALPTTATGPFQVTSSVPANQATGVSVSSNIVVTFNKSIDVSSINSNIAFSQPASNSISSLNASANNLTLTVRPNVNFNSGASYTITIRSAFKANTGETLGSDYPIQFTTE; encoded by the coding sequence ATGATAAAAAGAGCGATCCACTTTTTACTGCTCATTTCCACTTGCACCTGCACCCCAAAGCCAGAACCCTTACTGCTTGGTATCATAGCATTGCCAACGACCGCAACTGGTCCTTTCCAAGTCACATCTTCTGTACCGGCAAACCAAGCAACAGGTGTCAGCGTTTCCTCAAATATTGTCGTGACATTCAATAAATCTATCGATGTAAGTTCAATTAACTCAAATATTGCTTTCTCCCAACCTGCGAGCAATTCTATCTCAAGCTTAAATGCTTCTGCCAACAATCTAACATTGACTGTTCGACCAAATGTAAACTTCAATAGTGGGGCAAGTTATACAATAACAATCAGGTCTGCTTTCAAGGCAAATACAGGGGAAACTTTAGGTAGCGATTATCCGATTCAATTTACAACGGAATGA
- a CDS encoding TRL-like family protein, with product MLKQLPFALFIFFLNCASNLHGPQGLLYTNQRMSLQAESQDSPKEGKSCTFSYLGILALGDASIGRAKLDGNIDKVYGIDQSTVQFLGLYAKVCTIVKGN from the coding sequence GTGCTTAAACAGCTCCCTTTCGCTCTATTCATTTTTTTTCTAAACTGTGCGTCCAATTTACACGGACCACAGGGATTGCTCTACACAAACCAGAGGATGAGTTTACAGGCTGAATCACAGGATTCCCCAAAGGAAGGAAAATCCTGCACATTTAGTTACCTGGGAATTTTAGCCTTGGGGGATGCAAGCATTGGCAGGGCGAAACTAGACGGTAACATAGACAAGGTCTATGGAATAGACCAAAGCACAGTTCAATTTTTAGGATTGTATGCAAAAGTTTGCACCATAGTTAAAGGAAATTAG
- a CDS encoding TRL-like family protein — translation MIRIGFSLLCIFLFRCISVQNGFPSNTILYNKGIDGVYAKSASSKDNFRVGESCIQSYLGLVSFGDGSAELAKNRAGIKEITSIQRSLKTQFLILQEYCTQVYGL, via the coding sequence ATGATCAGAATAGGGTTCAGTCTATTGTGTATCTTTCTTTTTCGTTGTATTTCCGTACAAAATGGTTTTCCCTCGAACACAATTCTCTACAACAAAGGAATAGATGGGGTATATGCAAAATCGGCAAGTAGCAAGGATAACTTTCGAGTCGGAGAAAGTTGTATTCAATCGTATCTTGGTTTAGTATCCTTTGGCGACGGTAGTGCTGAACTTGCAAAAAACCGAGCAGGGATAAAAGAAATTACTTCTATCCAAAGGTCTCTCAAAACACAGTTTCTAATATTGCAAGAATACTGCACCCAAGTCTATGGATTATGA
- a CDS encoding SGNH/GDSL hydrolase family protein, with protein MINKILYVLLLFSFLSCDTKKEFSQNLSLEILCYTLAACNGQTPSRIGMVGDSWTDLLAGYPFVETLRVQLEKYHGYQVVGATLGGRTLQDAINQGLHYQVIDQAGPQISVIFLSLGGNDLLTDVNLYFNRVDAERSKRIALLKTQLKNMVDTGNAYKISKYGGNTLKWVIHGYDYSNPFMPQLSPTITYGCKASFTNAGFTESEVPSITQGTLDQFNAMLKKMSTEDTNFIYLDLRRTLGGPPISASVNMLDCIHPNDLGFRILGNQISTFISPITGVTK; from the coding sequence ATGATAAATAAAATTCTCTACGTTCTCCTCCTATTTTCATTTCTTTCCTGTGATACAAAGAAAGAATTTTCACAAAATCTATCGCTCGAAATTCTATGTTATACATTGGCTGCCTGCAATGGACAGACTCCTTCACGAATCGGAATGGTGGGTGATAGTTGGACGGACTTACTTGCTGGTTATCCTTTCGTAGAGACACTCAGAGTGCAATTGGAAAAGTACCATGGTTACCAGGTTGTAGGTGCTACATTAGGAGGCCGAACCCTGCAAGATGCCATCAACCAAGGCCTTCATTACCAAGTCATAGATCAAGCTGGCCCACAAATAAGTGTTATATTTCTATCCTTAGGTGGAAATGATCTCTTAACGGATGTAAATCTATATTTTAATCGAGTGGATGCTGAGAGATCCAAGAGAATTGCACTCCTAAAGACACAGTTGAAAAATATGGTGGATACAGGAAATGCATATAAAATCAGTAAATATGGCGGAAACACTTTAAAATGGGTTATACATGGTTACGACTATTCCAATCCATTTATGCCTCAACTATCACCTACGATCACCTATGGTTGCAAGGCTTCATTTACGAATGCCGGATTTACGGAATCCGAAGTTCCAAGTATTACTCAAGGGACACTAGATCAGTTCAACGCAATGTTAAAAAAAATGAGCACGGAAGATACAAACTTTATTTATCTAGATCTACGTAGAACTTTGGGAGGCCCGCCTATTTCAGCCTCAGTCAATATGTTGGACTGCATCCATCCCAATGATCTAGGCTTCCGTATCTTAGGTAATCAAATCAGTACCTTTATTTCTCCGATCACAGGAGTTACCAAATGA
- a CDS encoding dicarboxylate/amino acid:cation symporter has translation MSRIPFWLRILAALFLGIAAGLCFHAETGIVNAKLASEITVWFKLPGDLFLNLLQMIMGPLVVASVALGVSSLSSLSELYTIGLRTMLYFITTTTIAILIGIFFVTWIEPGKWITDASKNSISITNQIPVSNQKMESIPQMVSETIPKNIIRAFLENRMLSLVILGIFLGLFLLTSQTSDSHTWKVFLRAIESFSLWTIGLAMAIAPFAVFGLITFSIAHIGLQLIAALSAYVLTVMIGLVTVLVFYMIILKSFTKVSILNFLKSIREVQILGFSTSSSSSVLPVSLKIAKQTLNVKEKVADFVLPLGATINMDGTALYQAVAAVFIAQVFQIELSTSQIFFLVITVVGASIGTAATPGVGIVILGSILESFQIPIEGIALIFGVDRILDMCRTAINLSGDLVATVVIDSYTDKK, from the coding sequence ATGTCTCGCATACCATTTTGGCTCCGCATTTTGGCTGCTCTTTTCTTAGGCATCGCTGCAGGCTTGTGTTTCCATGCTGAAACTGGCATAGTAAATGCTAAACTAGCTAGCGAAATCACGGTTTGGTTCAAACTACCGGGTGACCTCTTTTTGAATCTTCTTCAAATGATTATGGGTCCTTTGGTTGTAGCATCTGTTGCATTAGGAGTTTCTAGTTTGTCCTCACTCTCTGAGTTATATACCATAGGCTTGAGAACGATGCTATACTTTATCACTACTACAACCATCGCAATCTTGATTGGCATTTTTTTTGTTACTTGGATAGAGCCAGGGAAATGGATCACTGATGCTAGCAAAAACTCAATTTCCATTACGAATCAAATTCCCGTTAGCAACCAAAAAATGGAATCCATCCCACAAATGGTTAGTGAAACCATTCCGAAAAATATAATCCGAGCCTTTCTGGAAAATCGGATGCTATCCTTGGTAATTCTAGGAATCTTTCTTGGCCTTTTTTTATTAACTTCTCAAACAAGCGATTCACATACCTGGAAAGTATTTCTAAGAGCAATAGAATCATTTTCTCTGTGGACAATCGGTCTTGCCATGGCCATTGCTCCCTTTGCTGTATTTGGTTTGATTACTTTCTCGATTGCGCATATTGGATTACAATTGATCGCAGCTCTTTCGGCATATGTTCTTACAGTAATGATCGGATTAGTGACCGTGCTTGTTTTTTATATGATCATTTTGAAATCTTTTACGAAAGTTTCCATTTTAAATTTTTTAAAATCAATTCGTGAGGTACAAATTTTAGGTTTTTCAACTTCTAGCTCTAGTTCAGTATTGCCTGTATCACTTAAAATAGCAAAACAAACATTAAACGTAAAAGAGAAGGTTGCTGATTTTGTATTACCATTGGGTGCAACCATCAATATGGATGGTACCGCACTGTACCAGGCAGTAGCCGCAGTTTTTATTGCCCAAGTCTTTCAAATTGAGTTAAGTACCTCACAAATTTTCTTCTTGGTCATAACGGTAGTAGGTGCTAGTATTGGAACCGCAGCGACACCAGGTGTTGGGATTGTAATTCTCGGCTCAATCTTAGAAAGTTTTCAAATTCCTATAGAGGGCATTGCCCTTATTTTTGGTGTAGATCGAATATTGGACATGTGCCGAACAGCCATCAATCTTTCGGGAGATCTCGTTGCAACGGTTGTTATCGATTCATATACGGATAAAAAATAA
- a CDS encoding DEAD/DEAH box helicase, giving the protein MQIQTQLSLDFESISVKDEKQEFAFLIDEPSLGFGQIVEETTSEFKIYFPFSESERSIPKKKSELVLLRNYPNALRDWEELPKAMEISLVAHQLKKTHNFNKLSSLSNSRTRLLPHQIESTFIVANSLKPRFILADEVGLGKTIEAGLAVKELIFRRGLKKVLVVTPSPLLVQWQHEMKNKFNEHFEIIRRKNFITNGDLHWKNFNKVITSIDFIKNPKYAEEILKVKWDIVVFDEAHRLRRDYSKVTRSYLFAEKIARKTECLLLLTATPFRGKLEELFYLTHLVDPNILGPYHSFVNDYILGTKSDLKEKISKILLRRRKVEVGGFTKRFAKTVRIDLSPIERQFYDETTDYVKREYNLAMGTKNRAVGFVMIVFQKLLDSSVVALLSALQKRKFMLESKFHYMKEHSISVDDWDLDETEGVEDFISELEDEEMSSFQRTKRELFTLNRLIHLGKQIKEDKKSIKLKETLSKLKKEGHKKFIIFTQFRTTQDHIQNLLEPEFTVSSFHGSLSMDEKERVIQKFKDETEVLICTEAGGEGRNLQFANILINYDLPWSPLKIEQRIGRIHRFGQKYDVYIFNFASKDTVAERILEVLTNKIKLFEDAIGASDELLGTIEEELDFNSSFMHFISGKKTKEEMESELDLRIQIAKKGFEKLNSLVTPKLLDFNLTDYYEHTSDEREWNNNHLQEIVMQGSKFFSNSLPGVLKTNRQGNLEYTNAEGKTKLATFDSDLALTNDTLEFLAFGHPYVEKVTELLTSSLIGNKKKYVITPNFKDRLLFIFLVEFQFSLLRRELFFLEYDLKTKKISVVKELTSDWQNAKTYVPEKELSISKLEHAYITVYPKIVEEVGARKESLVNETLSIFQKEEYKMELSHQKLLRQLEEKLMRQEAAYKWDSRPEKKAVMHRTLKEIQTAKEQYEIELRKMKQGARINQKIELFQLYISY; this is encoded by the coding sequence ATGCAAATTCAGACACAGCTAAGTCTAGATTTTGAATCCATCTCAGTAAAAGATGAAAAGCAAGAATTTGCATTTTTAATCGATGAACCATCATTAGGTTTCGGTCAAATCGTAGAAGAAACAACTTCTGAATTTAAAATTTACTTTCCTTTCTCTGAATCAGAACGTTCTATTCCAAAGAAGAAATCAGAACTCGTATTATTACGAAACTATCCGAATGCTTTACGAGACTGGGAAGAACTACCCAAGGCGATGGAGATCTCGCTTGTTGCACACCAATTAAAAAAGACACATAACTTTAATAAACTTTCATCTCTTTCTAACTCAAGAACTCGACTTCTCCCCCATCAAATTGAATCCACATTCATCGTAGCCAATAGTTTAAAACCAAGGTTTATCTTAGCTGATGAAGTTGGATTGGGAAAAACAATAGAAGCTGGCTTGGCAGTTAAAGAACTAATCTTTCGTCGTGGGCTAAAGAAGGTATTGGTCGTAACACCCTCACCTCTACTTGTTCAATGGCAACACGAGATGAAAAACAAATTCAACGAACATTTTGAAATTATACGTAGAAAAAATTTCATAACAAATGGCGATCTGCATTGGAAAAACTTTAATAAAGTGATTACTTCTATCGATTTTATCAAAAATCCAAAGTATGCAGAAGAAATTTTAAAAGTAAAATGGGACATTGTTGTCTTTGACGAAGCGCATCGCTTAAGACGTGATTATTCCAAGGTCACCCGAAGCTATTTATTTGCAGAGAAAATAGCTCGCAAAACAGAATGTCTCCTTTTGCTGACTGCAACTCCGTTTCGTGGAAAACTTGAGGAACTTTTTTATTTAACTCACCTTGTGGATCCTAACATACTTGGTCCTTATCACAGCTTCGTTAACGATTATATTTTAGGAACCAAATCAGATCTTAAAGAAAAGATCTCAAAAATACTTCTACGTAGAAGAAAAGTAGAAGTAGGAGGATTCACAAAACGATTTGCAAAAACGGTTCGGATTGATCTATCGCCTATCGAACGTCAATTTTATGATGAGACTACCGATTATGTAAAACGTGAATACAATTTAGCCATGGGCACTAAAAACAGAGCCGTGGGTTTTGTAATGATCGTATTTCAAAAGTTATTGGATTCATCGGTGGTTGCCCTTCTATCAGCACTACAGAAAAGAAAATTCATGCTAGAATCAAAATTCCATTACATGAAAGAGCATTCTATTTCTGTCGATGATTGGGATTTAGATGAAACCGAAGGAGTCGAAGATTTTATCTCTGAATTGGAAGATGAGGAAATGTCAAGCTTCCAAAGAACCAAACGGGAACTCTTCACTCTAAACCGCTTGATCCACTTGGGAAAACAAATCAAAGAAGATAAAAAATCTATTAAACTGAAAGAGACTTTGTCCAAACTCAAAAAAGAAGGACATAAAAAATTCATCATTTTTACGCAATTTCGAACAACTCAAGATCATATCCAAAATCTACTAGAACCTGAGTTTACTGTATCTTCTTTCCATGGATCCCTTAGTATGGATGAAAAAGAAAGAGTGATCCAGAAATTTAAAGACGAAACAGAAGTATTGATTTGTACAGAAGCAGGTGGTGAGGGTAGAAACCTTCAATTTGCAAATATTTTAATCAACTATGATTTGCCTTGGAGTCCACTAAAAATAGAACAGAGAATCGGACGTATCCATCGCTTTGGACAAAAATACGATGTGTATATCTTTAATTTTGCCTCCAAAGATACCGTTGCGGAAAGAATTTTGGAAGTACTCACCAATAAAATCAAATTATTTGAAGATGCAATTGGTGCTTCCGACGAACTCCTGGGAACGATAGAAGAAGAGCTAGATTTTAACAGTAGTTTTATGCATTTCATTTCAGGGAAAAAGACCAAAGAAGAAATGGAATCTGAACTTGATCTTCGTATCCAAATTGCAAAAAAAGGTTTTGAAAAATTGAACTCTCTTGTAACTCCGAAATTATTAGATTTTAACCTAACGGATTATTACGAGCATACATCAGATGAACGTGAATGGAACAATAATCATTTGCAAGAAATAGTTATGCAAGGATCTAAGTTTTTCAGCAATTCATTGCCCGGAGTTTTGAAAACCAATCGTCAAGGGAACTTAGAATACACAAATGCAGAGGGCAAAACAAAATTAGCAACATTTGATTCAGATTTGGCTCTTACAAATGATACATTAGAATTTTTAGCTTTTGGCCATCCCTATGTGGAAAAGGTGACAGAACTTTTAACTTCTTCCTTAATCGGAAACAAAAAGAAATATGTCATCACACCAAATTTTAAAGATCGTTTACTTTTCATTTTTCTTGTCGAATTTCAATTTTCTCTTCTCAGACGTGAACTCTTTTTCCTCGAATATGACCTCAAAACAAAGAAAATCAGTGTGGTTAAAGAGTTAACTTCCGATTGGCAAAATGCGAAAACGTATGTCCCTGAGAAGGAACTTTCCATTTCAAAGTTAGAGCATGCATACATCACTGTTTATCCAAAAATCGTAGAAGAGGTTGGTGCGAGAAAGGAGTCTCTTGTAAACGAGACTCTATCTATTTTTCAAAAAGAAGAGTACAAAATGGAACTTTCACACCAGAAATTACTTCGCCAACTAGAAGAAAAGCTGATGCGACAAGAAGCTGCCTATAAGTGGGATTCGCGACCGGAAAAAAAAGCAGTGATGCACAGAACCCTCAAGGAAATTCAAACGGCTAAAGAACAATATGAAATTGAATTGAGGAAGATGAAGCAAGGGGCTCGTATTAACCAAAAAATCGAACTCTTTCAGTTATATATTTCCTATTAA
- a CDS encoding 7-carboxy-7-deazaguanine synthase QueE, whose product MLGYVHEIYESISGEGISQGIPTIFVRFAGCSLRCGLTKEKKLWCDTPYALGPKQGKELGIEQILESLSQFPQADKKQILITGGEPLEGENGTKTRALSERIYSYRTSHSLPYPASRIETNGKELIDFSESRVYTLDYKLPGSGMESEMHRENFEILKKRHNILDEIKFVVRDRYDFQRSLEIIGETNTDANILFSAVFEDLDPKELVEWLKIANPPKARLSLQIHKFLWGNQKGV is encoded by the coding sequence ATGCTAGGTTACGTACATGAGATTTATGAATCTATTTCTGGTGAGGGTATCTCCCAGGGAATCCCTACGATCTTTGTTCGCTTTGCTGGATGTAGTCTACGCTGTGGTTTGACAAAAGAAAAAAAACTATGGTGCGATACTCCCTATGCCTTAGGCCCGAAACAAGGTAAGGAGCTAGGCATAGAACAGATTTTGGAATCCCTTTCTCAGTTTCCGCAAGCTGATAAAAAACAAATTTTGATCACGGGCGGAGAACCTCTCGAAGGAGAAAACGGAACTAAAACTCGGGCCTTGAGTGAGCGAATCTATTCGTACCGTACCTCTCATTCCCTTCCTTATCCTGCCTCACGTATCGAAACCAATGGAAAGGAGCTCATCGATTTCTCCGAGTCTCGGGTCTACACACTAGACTACAAATTACCTGGCTCAGGGATGGAATCTGAGATGCATAGGGAAAACTTTGAAATCCTAAAAAAGAGACATAATATTCTTGACGAAATTAAGTTCGTCGTTCGTGATAGATACGATTTTCAGAGAAGTTTGGAAATCATTGGTGAAACCAACACCGACGCAAACATCCTTTTTTCAGCAGTATTCGAGGATTTAGATCCAAAAGAACTCGTGGAATGGCTAAAAATTGCAAATCCACCTAAGGCTCGTTTGTCGTTACAAATTCATAAGTTTCTCTGGGGTAATCAAAAAGGAGTTTAA